One window from the genome of Elaeis guineensis isolate ETL-2024a chromosome 5, EG11, whole genome shotgun sequence encodes:
- the LOC105045953 gene encoding CBL-interacting protein kinase 18 — MENRGTILMQRYELGRLLGQGTFAKVHYARNLKTGQSVAIKIIDKEKVLRVGLVDQIKREISVMRLVKHPNIVQLYEVMASKTKIYFVMEYIKGGELFNKVAKGKLKEDVARKYFQQLISAVDYCHSRGVYHRDLKPENLLLDENGNLKVSDFGLSALAESKRQDGLLHTTCGTPAYVAPEVINRKGYDGAKADIWSCGVILFVLLAGYLPFHDSNLMEMYRKIGKGEFKCPSWFPFEARKLLFKILDPNPSTRISIAKIMENPWFRKGFDDKIMNNEEETKENATVDVAAVFGSSESNTVEGKQDSVRVTNLNAFDIISLSAGFDLSGLFEEKDHMKEARFVSMQPASAIISKLEDVARRLKLRVGKKHDGVLKMEGSKEGRKGVLGIDAEIFEVAPLFHLVELKKSNGDTLEYQKVLKEEMRPALTDIVWAWQGDHQPQQQSQNQ, encoded by the coding sequence ATGGAAAATAGGGGGACTATTTTGATGCAAAGGTATGAGTTGGGGAGATTACTAGGACAAGGAACCTTTGCAAAGGTACACTATGCTCGGAATCTTAAAACAGGCCAGAGTGTTGCTATAAAGATCATTGATAAAGAGAAGGTCTTGAGGGTTGGGCTTGTTGATCAGATTAAAAGAGAGATCTCTGTAATGAGATTGGTGAAACATCCAAATATTGTTCAACTTTATGAGGTCATGGCAAGCAAGACCAAGATTTACTTTGTCATGGAGTATATCAAAGGTGGCGAGCTTTTTAACAAGGTTGCAAAAGGCAAGCTCAAGGAGGATGTTGCACGAAAATACTTCCAGCAGCTGATCAGTGCTGTGGACTATTGCCACAGCAGAGGTGTATACCACCGGGATCTGAAGCCTGAAAACCTGCTGTTGGATGAAAATGGCAATTTAAAAGTCTCAGATTTTGGGTTGAGTGCCCTTGCTGAGTCTAAGAGGCAGGATGGGTTATTGCACACTACTTGTGGGACTCCGGCTTATGTTGCTCCTGAGGTGATCAACAGAAAAGGATACGATGGTGCAAAAGCTGATATTTGGTCATGTGGGGTAATTTTGTTTGTGCTCTTGGCTGGTTATCTTCCTTTCCATGATTCAAATCTGATGGAAATGTACAGGAAGATCGGAAAAGGTGAATTTAAATGCCCTAGTTGGTTCCCTTTTGAAGCTCGAAAGCTGCTGTTTAAGATCCTTGACCCAAATCCCAGTACCAGGATATCAATTGCCAAAATCATGGAAAATCCTTGGTTCAGAAAGGGTTTTGATGATAAAATAATGAATAATGAAGAAGAAACTAAAGAAAATGCTACTGTGGATGTTGCTGCAGTCTTTGGTTCCTCTGAGAGCAATACTGTTGAGGGAAAGCAAGATTCAGTTAGGGTCACAAACTTGAACGCTTTTGACATCATCTCTCTTTCAGCAGGGTTTGATCTTTCAGGTCTATTTGAGGAAAAGGACCACATGAAAGAAGCAAGGTTTGTTTCCATGCAACCTGCATCAGCCATTATCTCAAAGCTGGAGGACGTTGCCAGGCGCTTGAAGTTAAGAGTGGGGAAAAAGCATGATGGGGTGTTAAAGATGGAAGGGTCCAAGGAAGGGAGGAAGGGGGTCCTAGGCATCGATGCTGAGATTTTTGAGGTTGCTCCTCTATTTCATTTGGTGGAATTGAAGAAGTCAAATGGGGATACTCTGGAGTATCAAAAGGTCTTGAAGGAGGAAATGAGACCCGCTCTCACGGACATTGTTTGGGCATGGCAAGGCGATCATCAGCCTCAGCAGCAGTCGCAAAATCAGTGA
- the LOC105045952 gene encoding uncharacterized protein: MGRWRGRSGTQLEARKIERRELEEEEVDEGKEIGFFACYLLCSLSPRHKGRTYIGFTVNPRRRIRQHNGEIRCGAWRTKRGRPWEMILCIYGFPSNVSALQFEWAWQHPKESLAVRKAASNFKSLSGIANKIKLAYTMLSLPAWEKLNLTFNFFSTKYMKHTSGCPGLPKQMKTAIRVMDELPCYVKGPILDSGNEEDADKNDTEDVNSSASSDVSINHVEGDVCNVQISSNHLFNWKEADNFRQIVELEDSQCVLQSPKLTKEYYRKASSNTSPNMLDVSVNHEVEDFCNVEEASFDNLFYWQESDSSRQSVEAMSYCLSESPHPNMECSKTSSSKTLRSCSRDPIERLQGNGLDKSRQPVTPQRSNNKASLDSPYLSPEGDVINLVTPSSNLIHSQTKRTLVYPEIIDLTDSPVIIQL; this comes from the exons atgggaagaTGGAGAGGGAGATCGGGAACCCAATTGGAGGCGAGAAAGATAGAGCGGAGGGAGTTGGAGGAGGAGGAAGTAGATGAGGGGAAGGAGATCGGTTTCTTTGCGTGTTATCTGCTCTGCTCCTTGAGCCCTCGCCACAAGGGCCGCACTTACATCGG GTTTACGGTCAATCCTCGACGGAGGATTAGACAGCACAATGGTGAGATAAGGTGTGGTGCATGGAGGACAAAGCGAGGGCGTCCTTGGGAGATGATTTTGTGCATCTATGGCTTTCCCTCAAATGTTTCTGCTCTTCAG TTTGAATGGGCCTGGCAGCACCCGAAAGAGTCTTTAGCTGTCAGAAAAGCTGCTTCAAATTTTAAATCCCTCTCTGGCATAGCAAATAAGATCAAGCTTGCATACACAATGCTCTCTCTTCCAGCCTGGGAGAA GTTAAACCTCACCTTTAATTTCTTCTCAACAAAGTATATGAAGCATACTTCTGGCTGCCCAGGATTGCCAAAGCAAATGAAGACTGCAATACGTGTCATGGATGAACTTCCCTGCTATGTGAAAGGTCCGATATTAGATAGCGGCAATGAAGAAGATGCGGACAAGAACGATACTGAAGATGTGAATTCTTCTGCTTCATCAGATGTATCAATTAATCATGTAGAAGGAGATGTCTGTAATGTGCAGATATCCAGTAACCACCTCTTTAATTGGAAGGAAGCTGATAATTTCAGACAGATAGTGGAATTAGAGGATTCCCAATGTGTCCTTCAGTCTCCCAAGCTCACCAAGGAATATTACAGAAAAGCATCCAGCAACACTTCCCCCAACATGCTGGATGTATCAGTCAATCATGAAGTGGAAGATTTTTGTAATGTGGAAGAGGCTTCCTTTGATAACCTGTTCTATTGGCAGGAGTCTGATAGTTCTAGACAGTCGGTGGAGGCAATGTCATATTGCCTTAGCGAATCTCCTCATCCAAACATGGAGTGCAGCAAAACCTCATCAAGCAAAACTCTCAGATCATGCAGTAGGGATCCCATTGAGCGTCTCCAAGGAAATGGTTTAGACAAGTCCAGACAACCAGTGACTCCCCAAAGGTCCAATAATAAGGCTTCGTTGGATAGCCCATATCTTTCCCCTGAAGGTGATGTAATAAATCTAGTAACACCATCCAGCAACTTGATTCACTCCCAGACCAAGAGGACCCTTGTTTACCCAGAGATCATCGATCTGACCGACTCTCCTgtcattattcaactgtaa
- the LOC105046196 gene encoding uncharacterized protein isoform X1, translating into MAVGAGLKTSLRSKVKVSAGRFRETGNVARIIDGKKKHGSRYSVKRNSKRYESDETISDTEPYQRNRRDKSVESSLEIDGTKSTNRYEGRKSGETSADKLRVKGKKIDGIVDGTKSTNRYKGRKSGETSADKLRVKEKKIDGTVSTNRHKGDAEDEVLGKDGKSKEKSNQFAEKKQIRLQTRVLDKTGKKMRINRKASGDGSAESSAPPKKRKRVIKIDPYDISNKRLDDTIPNNEMVVEKKTEMSKNAQFRAIQPSPSILSFVEDNLLGRRRLNELQNAGYNIKLSAPLDNIPFSTSKERERIEESVFRNKLEFFAAAKISSSFPPPMIAEIAFAGRSNVGKSSLLNALTRQWGVVRTSDKPGLTQTINFFKLASKLCLVDLPGYGFAYAKDEVKEAWEELVKEYVSTRVGLQRVCLLVDTKWGMKPRDHELIDLMEKSQTPYQIVLTKTDIVFPIDVARRAMQIQEDLKKNKSVVNPMMMVSSKSGAGIRSLRTVLANLARFIKP; encoded by the exons ATGGCGGTGGGAGCTGGTTTGAAGACAAGCCTCAGGAGCAAAGTGAAGGTGTCGGCTGGAAGGTTTAGGGAAACTGGGAATGTTGCTAGAATTATTGATGGAAAAAAGAAGCATGGGAGCAGATATAGTGTCAAAAGAAACAGTAAGAGGTATGAGTCGGATGAGACTATATCTGACACTGAACCTTATCAGAGAAATAGAAGGGATAAGAGTGTTGAATCATCTTTAGAGATAGATGGAACTAAATCTACTAATAGATACGAAGGACGCAAAAGTGGTGAAACATCAGCTGACAAGCTCAGAGTgaaagggaagaagatagatgggatTGTAGATGGAACTAAATCTACTAATAGATACAAAGGACGCAAAAGTGGTGAAACATCAGCTGACAAGCTCAGAGTgaaagagaagaagatagatggaactGTATCTACTAATAGACACAAAGGTGATGCTGAGGATGAAGTATTGGGTAAAGATGGCAAAAGCAAAGAAAAATCGAATCAGTTTGCTGAGAAGAAGCAAATTAGGCTCCAAACACGAGTGCTTGACAAAACTGGAAAGAAGATGAGAATTAATAGAAAGGCATCAGGTGATGGCTCTGCAGAATCAAGTGCTCCACCAAAGAAGAGAAAGCGGGTTATTAAAATCGATCCATATGATATCTCCAACAAGCGATTAGACGATACTATTCCTAATAATG AGATGGTTGTAGAGAAAAAGACTGAAATGTCAAAGAATGCTCAGTTTCGTGCTATACAGCCAAGCCCCTCAATCCTCTCATTTGTGGAAGACAAT CTATTGGGCCGTAGGCGATTGAATGAACTACAAAATGCTGGCTACAACATCAAGCTCTCTGCTCCTTTAGATAATATCCCCTTCTCAAccagcaaagaaagagagcgaaTTGAAGAAAGT GTGTTCAGAAATAAGTTGGAATTTTTTGCTGCTGCAaagatctcttcttcttttccacCTCCTATGATTGCAGAGATAGCATTTGCAG GTagatcaaatgttggaaaatcTTCATTGCTAAATGCACTCACTAGACAGTGGGGAGTAGTAAGGACATCAGATAAGCCTGGACTTACTCAG ACCATTAACTTTTTCAAGCTTGCCTCAAAGCTTTGTTTAGTTGATTTGCCTGGATATGGTTTTGCTTATGCCAAAGACGAAGTCAAAGAAGCCTGGGAGGAGCTT GTGAAGGAGTATGTGTCCACACGAGTTGGTCTGCAAAGGGTGTGCCTTCTTGTTGATACCAAATGGGGTATGAAACCAAGGGATCATGAGCTCATTGATTTAATGGAGAA ATCCCAAACACCTTACCAAATTGTGTTAACCAAGACTGATATTGTCTTCCCTATTGATGTGGCTCGGCGTGCAATGCAAATTCAGGAG GACCTCAAGAAAAACAAGTCAGTTGTTAATCCTATG ATGATGGTGAGCTCAAAGTCAGGAGCTGGTATTCGTAGCCTGAGGACCGTGCTTGCAAACCTGGCTCGTTTCATCAAGCCATAG
- the LOC105046196 gene encoding uncharacterized protein isoform X2 yields the protein MAVGAGLKTSLRSKVKVSAGRFRETGNVARIIDGKKKHGSRYSVKRNSKRYESDETISDTEPYQRNRRDKSVESSLEIDGTKSTNRYEGRKSGETSADKLRVKGKKIDGIVDGTKSTNRYKGRKSGETSADKLRVKEKKIDGTVSTNRHKGDAEDEVLGKDGKSKEKSNQFAEKKQIRLQTRVLDKTGKKMRINRKASGDGSAESSAPPKKRKRVIKIDPYDISNKRLDDTIPNNEMVVEKKTEMSKNAQFRAIQPSPSILSFVEDNLLGRRRLNELQNAGYNIKLSAPLDNIPFSTSKERERIEESVFRNKLEFFAAAKISSSFPPPMIAEIAFAGRSNVGKSSLLNALTRQWGVVRTSDKPGLTQTINFFKLASKLCLVDLPGYGFAYAKDEVKEAWEELVKEYVSTRVGLQRVCLLVDTKWDPKHLTKLC from the exons ATGGCGGTGGGAGCTGGTTTGAAGACAAGCCTCAGGAGCAAAGTGAAGGTGTCGGCTGGAAGGTTTAGGGAAACTGGGAATGTTGCTAGAATTATTGATGGAAAAAAGAAGCATGGGAGCAGATATAGTGTCAAAAGAAACAGTAAGAGGTATGAGTCGGATGAGACTATATCTGACACTGAACCTTATCAGAGAAATAGAAGGGATAAGAGTGTTGAATCATCTTTAGAGATAGATGGAACTAAATCTACTAATAGATACGAAGGACGCAAAAGTGGTGAAACATCAGCTGACAAGCTCAGAGTgaaagggaagaagatagatgggatTGTAGATGGAACTAAATCTACTAATAGATACAAAGGACGCAAAAGTGGTGAAACATCAGCTGACAAGCTCAGAGTgaaagagaagaagatagatggaactGTATCTACTAATAGACACAAAGGTGATGCTGAGGATGAAGTATTGGGTAAAGATGGCAAAAGCAAAGAAAAATCGAATCAGTTTGCTGAGAAGAAGCAAATTAGGCTCCAAACACGAGTGCTTGACAAAACTGGAAAGAAGATGAGAATTAATAGAAAGGCATCAGGTGATGGCTCTGCAGAATCAAGTGCTCCACCAAAGAAGAGAAAGCGGGTTATTAAAATCGATCCATATGATATCTCCAACAAGCGATTAGACGATACTATTCCTAATAATG AGATGGTTGTAGAGAAAAAGACTGAAATGTCAAAGAATGCTCAGTTTCGTGCTATACAGCCAAGCCCCTCAATCCTCTCATTTGTGGAAGACAAT CTATTGGGCCGTAGGCGATTGAATGAACTACAAAATGCTGGCTACAACATCAAGCTCTCTGCTCCTTTAGATAATATCCCCTTCTCAAccagcaaagaaagagagcgaaTTGAAGAAAGT GTGTTCAGAAATAAGTTGGAATTTTTTGCTGCTGCAaagatctcttcttcttttccacCTCCTATGATTGCAGAGATAGCATTTGCAG GTagatcaaatgttggaaaatcTTCATTGCTAAATGCACTCACTAGACAGTGGGGAGTAGTAAGGACATCAGATAAGCCTGGACTTACTCAG ACCATTAACTTTTTCAAGCTTGCCTCAAAGCTTTGTTTAGTTGATTTGCCTGGATATGGTTTTGCTTATGCCAAAGACGAAGTCAAAGAAGCCTGGGAGGAGCTT GTGAAGGAGTATGTGTCCACACGAGTTGGTCTGCAAAGGGTGTGCCTTCTTGTTGATACCAAATGGG ATCCCAAACACCTTACCAAATTGTGTTAA